Below is a genomic region from Actinomadura sp. NAK00032.
CCGCGCGCCACGTCGGCGGCGTGCAGGAGGGGGCGGCGCGCCCAGGTCGCCATGACGACGATCCCGGCGTCCCGGACGGCGTCGCGCGGGTCGGCGGCGACGCCCGCCGGGACGCCGAGGAGCGCGCCGTGCCGCTCGGCGAAGGCGGCGGCGCGGCCGGCGTCCAGGTCGCACACGGTCAGGCCGCTCACCGCCCGCAGCTCCGCCAGGCCGCGCATGACCAGCTCGGCCTGCGCTCCCGCGCCGATGACCGCGACGGCGCCGGCGTCCGGGCGGGCCAGCGCGTGGGTGCCGAGCGCGGCGGCGAGGCCGGTGCGCCACGCGGTCACGGTGGCCGAGTCCAGCTGCGCCAGCAGCTCGCCCGTGCCGAGGTCGTGCAGGCAGACGACGCCGCGCAGCGCGGGGCGGCTGCCGGGGAACTTGGCGTTGACCTTCACCGTGTAGGCGGGGATGTCCTCGACCACGCCGGGCAGCAGCGCCGTCGCGGTGCCCTGGCCCGGCAGCTTGGCGACCGTGCGGTGCGCGGCCGTCCCGTCCGCCTCGGCGGTGAAGCCGCGGCGCAGGGCGTCGAGGCACGTGGCGGGGTCGAGCAGCGCCTCAAGGTCGGAACGGGTCAAAAGGAGCGTCACCGGACCATCTTCCCGTCCGCACCTCCGCGTGGCTACCCGGTGGGGACGTTGTAGGCCATGAGGGCGGCGGTGCCGCCGGTCACCCGCAGCTCGGTGACGGCGCAGTTGCGGACCTGCGGGAACACCGTGCGGTAAGCGGAGGGCGCGATGCCGAGCAACCCGCACAGGGTCAGCCGCAGCAGCGTGTTGTGGGTCACCACGAGGACCCGGTCGCCCGAGTGCCGGGCGGCGATGCGGCGCAGCACGGCCGTCCCGCGCTCGACGGCCTTGCGCGGGTCCTCGGCTCCCGGGAACGCGCCGCGCACCGGGTCGGCGCGGAAGGCCGCCACCTCCGCCGGCGCCAGCTCGGCCAGGGTGCGGCCCTCGGCGGCGCCGAAGTCCACCTCGGCCAGGTCGCCGTCTATCGTGAGCGTCCGCCCGAGGGCGGCCGCCGCCGGGGCCGCCGTCGCCCGCGCCCGGCGCAGCGGCGAGGCCCACACCACGTCCACGCCCGCCCCTGCCGCCCACCGGCCGAGCCGCTCGGCCTGCTCCCGTCCCGTCCCGGTGAGCCCGACGTCGCTGACGCCCGCGTACCGGTTCTCCGCGTGCCACTCGGTCTCGCCGTGCCGGACGAGGTACAAGGTGGTGCTCACGCTCTTCTCCCCCATGCTCTCCCCCATGTGCGCTACCCGTGCTCCCGTGCGTGGGCGGCCGCCTCGGAGGGTAGCCAGCCGCGGCGCTCCAGTTCGTCCACCAGCTTCCGGAACGGCACGGCGAACCGCTCGGCCATGCCGGGCCGCGGCTCGACGACCGTCCGGATCCGCACCATCGACTCGGCGACCTCCGCCGGCGAGCGCCCCGGCTCGGTGCCGTAGGCGGCCAGGACGGCCATGCCGAGCGCGGCGTCGGCGTGCTCGGGGATCCGGGCCGGGCGGCCGAGGACGTCCGCGCGCAGCCGGCTCCAGTAGTCGCTGCGCACCGCGCCGCCGGTGAAGGTCACCG
It encodes:
- a CDS encoding ornithine cyclodeaminase family protein, translated to MTLLLTRSDLEALLDPATCLDALRRGFTAEADGTAAHRTVAKLPGQGTATALLPGVVEDIPAYTVKVNAKFPGSRPALRGVVCLHDLGTGELLAQLDSATVTAWRTGLAAALGTHALARPDAGAVAVIGAGAQAELVMRGLAELRAVSGLTVCDLDAGRAAAFAERHGALLGVPAGVAADPRDAVRDAGIVVMATWARRPLLHAADVARGTHLTSLGADEPGKAELGADLLEGARVVVDDVPLAVEMGVLAGAGLDVKHAAGTLRDLLRGQVPGRVRRGEVTVYAPVGLPWQDLALSWTAYRAARAAGAGVEFDFLH
- a CDS encoding histidine phosphatase family protein — translated: MSTTLYLVRHGETEWHAENRYAGVSDVGLTGTGREQAERLGRWAAGAGVDVVWASPLRRARATAAPAAAALGRTLTIDGDLAEVDFGAAEGRTLAELAPAEVAAFRADPVRGAFPGAEDPRKAVERGTAVLRRIAARHSGDRVLVVTHNTLLRLTLCGLLGIAPSAYRTVFPQVRNCAVTELRVTGGTAALMAYNVPTG